The nucleotide window AACTTTGCCGTAAAGTGGTAACGATGCTTGATACTAAAAAAGTTACGGGCAAGAAGATTAAGATTACAAAAGACACATTAAAAGATTTTCTAGGTATTCCAATTAATGATTTTGGTATCAGTGCTAAAGAAAATCGTGTTGGAAGGGTTACTGGTCTTGCATGGACTGAAATTGGAGGGGATATATTGACTATTGAGGTAGTCGCAATCCCAGGAAAAGGAAATATTATCAGGACTGGACAACTTGGCGACGTGATGAAAGAGTCAATTCAAGCTGCAATCAGCCTAGTCCGTAGCCGAAGTAATCCTTTGGGAATTGATGAGAAATTCTATGAAAATAGAGATATCCATGTCCATGTGCCTGAAGGTGCGACCCCCAAAGATGGTCCATCTGCCGGGATTGCAATGGTAACTGCAATTGCTTCAAGCTTGAATCATGTGCCAATTAAATCAAGTGTTGCAATGACTGGTGAGGTTACCTTATATGGTGAGGTTCTACCAATCGGTGGACTCAAGGAAAAAATGCTAGCAGCACTTCGTGCTGGCATAAAAACGGTATTGATTCCAGATAAGAACATTAAAGATCTGGATGAAATTCCTGATGACATCAAACAACAACTTGAAGTCATACCTGTTAAAACAGTTGAGCAGGTTCTGGAAATTGCACTCGAATATAAGCCAGTTCCTTGGGATCAGCAAACCAGACTTGACCCTGCACCAGCAGCAAAAGAAGCACTAAAGAAAAAGCCTGCCAAGTCTAAAAAAACTGGTCTGCGGGTTAATGCCTAGATAGTGTATAATATCTGACCTGTAAAAGAAGGTAGTACCGAAAAGTACTACCTTTTTAATTTTATAAATTCGAAATTTATGGAAAAATAGTTTTGGCTTTGCTTGGTTTTTTATTAACAATAGGGATTTTGGTAGTTATTCATGAATTTGGGCACTATTTATTTGCCAGATTATTTAAAGTTAAGGTAATCACCTTCTCTATTGGCTTTGGTCCAAAGCTCTTTTCTTGGCAAGGTAAAAACAACCAATGGAAAATTGGTGCAATCCCACTTGGTGGCTATGTACAGATGCTTGATGAAAGAGAAGCACCAGTTACACCAGAACTAAAACATTTAGCCTTTAACAATAAACCACCGTATCAAAAGCTTCTAATTGCCCTAGCTGGACCACTATTTAATATCTTATTTGCATTTATAGCTTACTATTTTATTGGATTATATGGAGTTTATAATCTAAAACCAATTATAGCAAGCATTAATCCCACCCCCCTAGTCCAGAACCTAGAAAAAATAGCACCTGGAAGCACAATTAAAAAAATTAATGAACAACCAATAGATAGCTGGTCTCAGGCAGAAACAATTTTTCGTAATGACCTTGCTCATACAGACCAAATAAATTTTACACTAGAAATAGAATCTGTAAACCAGCAACTACAGCTTAACTTTAATAAATATAAAAATAACCGCAATGATTATTCACTTACTGATTTAGGTTTATATCCGTTCAAGTATATCCCGGTTATTGGCTATACTGAACCACAATCAGCAGCCACTAGAGCAGGAATAAAAGAGGGTGATATTGTTTTAAAAATAAACGGGGAATCAATCAACAACTGGTTTCAAATTAGCAAATTAATAAAATCTTCGCCAAGTGAAAAATTAACATTTATTGTAAAAAGAAATAATACTGAAATATCTCTGCCCGTTATACCTGACTCAATCAATGATGAAGATGGACAAATAATTGGCAAAATTGGTATAATGCCTACCTTAGACAATAGCTTAATTGAAAAAAACAGCTTTATCAAGCACTATAACCCAATAAATAGTCTGGGATATGCATATAATGCCTGTTTAAATCTGGCGTATAATAATATTACAGCACTCTGGTTAATGCTAAATGGCGATATTTCTTGGCATAATCTTGGTGGACCTGTTTCAATAGCCAAAGCATCAAAAATGGCGATGCATCAGGGTGTAAAATCATTTGTTGATTTTCTTGCATTAATTAGCCTAAGTCTAGCTATCATGAATTTACTGCCCATACCAGTATTAGATGGTGGGCATATATTAATTTATAGTATTGAGTGGTTAACAGGAAAACCTATGGCTATACAAATTCAGCAACTTCTATTTAAATTCGGGCTGATTGTTGTGCTTGGGGTAACATTCTTGGCTTTATATAATGACTTTCTAAAATTATTTAATCTGTAATGAACTTACGACTTAAACTACTTAGTACAATATTTTCACTATTTATCCTAAATAGTAGCTATGCTGACAATAATGGCTTTGTTATTCAGCAGATTCGTATTGAAGGTTTGCAACGGATTGAGATGGGAACAGTTTATAGTTACCTACCAGTCAAAGTTGGAGATACCTTAACCGCAAGTAAAGCGAATGACATAATACACAAATTATATAGCACCGGATTCTTTCAGGATGTAAGGGTTGAGCAACAGGGAAATACTTTAATTGTTGATATTGAAGAACGCCCAGTTATTGCCCGTATTTCTGTTTCTGGCGACCACGAGTTTGATCACGATAAATTGGTAAAATCGTTAAAAGAAAATGGTCTTGCTGATGGACTTATCTTTGATCAAAGTATTCTTGACAATGCTGTGATGAGTCTAAAAACAGAATACTATAACCGTGGATTATATTCCGTAATTATCACTCCCACCGTGGTTCAGCTGGAACGAAATCGTGTTAATATACAAATCACAATTTCCGAGGGTGTAACCGCAAAAATTGGCGGCATTACTTTTACTGGCAATAAAGCATTTAGTTCCCAAAAACTTCAGAAGCAAATGTTCCTGACAACTGGCAACTGGCTTAGTTTCTGGTATAAAGACAACCAGTACTCAAGTGATAAACTTAATGGCGACTTAGAAACCGTTAAAGCATTTTACCAAAATCAAGGATATATCACCTACCGCCTTAACTCCGTTCAAGTTCAGTTAACACCAGACAAAAAATTAGTTTATATAACTGCAAATATTGACGAAGGACACCAGTATCGCTTTAAAGATATTAAAATCGCGGGAGACTATAAAGATATTCCACCAGAAGAATTACAAAAATTAATTACCGTTAAGCCTGGGCAGATAATTAATCAGGAAAAACTAGATAAAGATATTCAGTCAATAAAAACAACAATGGGTAAATATGGTTATGCCTTTGCGGGCATAAATCCGGTGCCTGATATTGATAGCAAAAAAAATACAGTTGCCTATACTCTATTTATTGACCCCGGTAAGAAAATCTATGTCCGTAATATTAATATTAGTGGTAATGAAAAAACCAGAGATGTAGTTATTCGTCGCGAATTCAGACAAGAGGAAGCAGGAATTTATAATGCCGCAGCTATTAAACGCTCTAAAGACCGCCTAGATGTATTGGGTTACTTTAAAACGACTGATATAGCAACCACTCCAGTACCTGGAGTCAATGATCAGGTTGATTTAAATGTAAAAGTTACTGAAACTAATACTGGTAGTATTAATTTTGGGGTTGGTTTTGCCCAAGGTCAAGGTATTATCTTAAATGGTGGTATTTCACAAAGTAATTTATTTGGGTCGGGTAAATCTGCATCAATCAATGCATCATACAGTCAATTAAATAGCAGTATTTCACTTTCATTTACTGATCCATATTACCTGGCTAATGGAACCAGTCTTGGTTATGATATTTACGATACTACATTTACACCAAATCTAGTAGGGATTAGCCCATACTCAACTCAAACCCTTGGTGGACGGATTCGAACATCAGTTCCGGTTTCTGAATTTGATCGAATTAATTTAAGTCTTGGCTTTGAAAATAATCAAATTAGTATTAATAACAATACTGCACCACTCCGATTTATCCAGTTTACTAACCAGTATGGTAACTCGGTAAATGCTATTCCGGTAACTGTTAGCTGGGCACGAAATACGTCAGATAGCACATTGTGGCCAACAAGCGGTGCTACCTATAATACTAGTTTTACAATTACAGCACCTGGCGTTGGCGCGCAATACTATAAATTTGACTCTAAAGACGCATGGTATTTCCCTATCTCACAGGATTTGACTTGGAAGACTAATGGAGAACTAGGATTCATTAACTCGTATGGTGATGGGCAAATTGTGCCATTTTATCAAAACTTTATTGAGGGTGGTCCAAATTCAATTCGTGGTTACTACATTGGTAGTATAGGACCAAAAGATACCGATGGTTCATCACTGGGTGGAACTCGTTGGGTATTCCTGAGTAATAACCTGCTCTTCCCAATGCCGGGGGTAAAAGAAGATAAAACTGTCCGTCTAAGTGCATTCTATGATATAGGCTCGTTATATGGGGGAGACCCATTTGGAATCAATCCATTACAAGCAGTTCGTGCCAGTTATGGTTTGGGATTAGTATGGATATCACCAATGGGACCAATTCAGCTCAGCTATGCAATACCAATGTTTAACCAACCAAACGA belongs to Aquella oligotrophica and includes:
- the rseP gene encoding RIP metalloprotease RseP, with the protein product MALLGFLLTIGILVVIHEFGHYLFARLFKVKVITFSIGFGPKLFSWQGKNNQWKIGAIPLGGYVQMLDEREAPVTPELKHLAFNNKPPYQKLLIALAGPLFNILFAFIAYYFIGLYGVYNLKPIIASINPTPLVQNLEKIAPGSTIKKINEQPIDSWSQAETIFRNDLAHTDQINFTLEIESVNQQLQLNFNKYKNNRNDYSLTDLGLYPFKYIPVIGYTEPQSAATRAGIKEGDIVLKINGESINNWFQISKLIKSSPSEKLTFIVKRNNTEISLPVIPDSINDEDGQIIGKIGIMPTLDNSLIEKNSFIKHYNPINSLGYAYNACLNLAYNNITALWLMLNGDISWHNLGGPVSIAKASKMAMHQGVKSFVDFLALISLSLAIMNLLPIPVLDGGHILIYSIEWLTGKPMAIQIQQLLFKFGLIVVLGVTFLALYNDFLKLFNL
- the bamA gene encoding outer membrane protein assembly factor BamA, which codes for MNLRLKLLSTIFSLFILNSSYADNNGFVIQQIRIEGLQRIEMGTVYSYLPVKVGDTLTASKANDIIHKLYSTGFFQDVRVEQQGNTLIVDIEERPVIARISVSGDHEFDHDKLVKSLKENGLADGLIFDQSILDNAVMSLKTEYYNRGLYSVIITPTVVQLERNRVNIQITISEGVTAKIGGITFTGNKAFSSQKLQKQMFLTTGNWLSFWYKDNQYSSDKLNGDLETVKAFYQNQGYITYRLNSVQVQLTPDKKLVYITANIDEGHQYRFKDIKIAGDYKDIPPEELQKLITVKPGQIINQEKLDKDIQSIKTTMGKYGYAFAGINPVPDIDSKKNTVAYTLFIDPGKKIYVRNINISGNEKTRDVVIRREFRQEEAGIYNAAAIKRSKDRLDVLGYFKTTDIATTPVPGVNDQVDLNVKVTETNTGSINFGVGFAQGQGIILNGGISQSNLFGSGKSASINASYSQLNSSISLSFTDPYYLANGTSLGYDIYDTTFTPNLVGISPYSTQTLGGRIRTSVPVSEFDRINLSLGFENNQISINNNTAPLRFIQFTNQYGNSVNAIPVTVSWARNTSDSTLWPTSGATYNTSFTITAPGVGAQYYKFDSKDAWYFPISQDLTWKTNGELGFINSYGDGQIVPFYQNFIEGGPNSIRGYYIGSIGPKDTDGSSLGGTRWVFLSNNLLFPMPGVKEDKTVRLSAFYDIGSLYGGDPFGINPLQAVRASYGLGLVWISPMGPIQLSYAIPMFNQPNDNIQNFQFTLGSMF